A portion of the Ascaphus truei isolate aAscTru1 chromosome 14, aAscTru1.hap1, whole genome shotgun sequence genome contains these proteins:
- the LOC142465955 gene encoding clarin-1-like isoform X4 has translation MPKQQQKKVMFCLAGVLSFACALGIAAALGTQLWIKGTILCKTGALLVNATGEELQKFIGEIQYGLFYGQSVRQCGLGGRPLKFSFFPDLLNVIPASIHVSVIIFSAALIVFALVETGFFMFNAFGNPYETLHGPVGLYFWSFISCSCGCLALVLFASEVKIHHLSEKIANYKEGGFIFKTQSEQFENSFWIVLACTLVHCSNFFLIRLAGFDFPFSKSKALDPSSGTIDLMY, from the exons ATGCCAAAGCAGCAGCAGAAGAAAGTTATGTTTTGCCTAGCCGGGGTATTAAGCTTTGCCTGTGCTCTTGGAATCGCGGCAGCTCTAGGGACTCAGCTTTGGATCAAAGGGACAATCCTGTGTAAAACTGGAGCCTTGTTGGTCAATGCAACAGGGGAAGAGCTGCAGAAGTTTATAGGGGAAATCCAATATGGCCTTTTCTATGGGCAGAGTGTGAGGCAATGTGGTCTCGGTGGGAGACCTTTGAAGTTTTCAT tttttcCGGACTTGCTGAATGTCATCCCTGCAAGTATCCATGTCAGTGTTATCATCTTCTCTGCAGCACTAATTGTGTTTGCCCTGGTCGAGACTGGCTTCTTCATGTTCAATGCATTTGGTAATCCATATGAAACACTACATGGTCCAGTAGGACTGTACTTCTGGAGCTTCATTTCAT GTTCCTGTGGCTGCCTGGCTTTAGTCCTTTTCGCTTCCGAAGTCAAGATCCACCACCTGTCAGAGAAAATTGCTAATTATAAAGAAGGTGGTTTCATATTTAAAACCCAGAGTGAACAGTTTGAGAACTCCTTTTGGATTGTCCTGGCTTGCACGCTTGTCCACTGTTCCAACTTCTTTCTGATTCGACTGGCGGGTTTCGATTTTCCTTTTTCAAAATCTAAAGCTTTGGATCCAAGCTCAGGAACAATTGATCTCATGTATTAA